Proteins encoded in a region of the Triticum dicoccoides isolate Atlit2015 ecotype Zavitan chromosome 3A, WEW_v2.0, whole genome shotgun sequence genome:
- the LOC119271635 gene encoding uncharacterized protein LOC119271635: protein MAMMGIIKTDIAPETAYETEPMSQATASSAAAGARYRRGLLSRMMPRGHYSSVGAENGRAPEAAPMPPAAADGSEVAEKPRRGWLRRLIPQQRRRWKNLGGASASRLAGLSRSLRWKRLSVNLRGSWASALLDTVAFRVMYVVEAIVLGLALSCFFCCCGCQI, encoded by the coding sequence ATGGCTATGATGGGCATCATCAAGACCGACATAGCGCCGGAGACGGCGTACGAGACGGAGCCCATGTCTCAGGCTACAGCCAGCTCCGCCGCGGCGGGCGCGCGGTACCGCAGGGGTTTGCTCTCGAGGATGATGCCGCGGGGGCACTACTCGTCCGTCGGCGCCGAGAACGGAAGGGCGCCCGAGGCGGCACCGATGCCCCCGGCCGCTGCCGATGGCTCGGAGGTCGCGGAGAAGCCGCGGCGCGGCTGGCTGCGGCGGCTGATACCGCAGCAGCGGCGGCGCTGGAAGAATCTGGGCGGCGCCAGCGCGTCGAGGCTGGCCGGACTGTCGCGATCGCTGCGGTGGAAGCGGCTGTCCGTGAACCTGAGGGGCAGCTGGGCGTCGGCGCTGCTGGACACCGTCGCGTTCCGCGTGATGTACGTGGTGGAAGCCATCGTGCTTGGCCTCGCGCTCTCCTGCTTCTTCTGCTGCTGCGGCTGCCAGATATAG
- the LOC119268587 gene encoding lipid phosphate phosphatase 2-like, producing the protein MQAPACTNAPACTFPFATMQSHGVRIARSHAYDWVALLLLIAMECVLNAIEPFHRFVGEGMIADLRYPLKSNTVPVWAVPIVAVIAPMLIFIAIYIWRRNAYDLHHATIGILFSVLITGVLTDAIKNAVGRPRPNFFWRCFPDGIAVYDNITTAVICHGDASVIKEGHKSFPSGHSSWSFAGLGFLSWYLAGKITVFDRRGHVAKLCVVILPLLVAAVIAISRVDDYWHHWQDVFAGGILGMVIASVCYLQFFPPPSDDKGFWPHAHFRYISDREEESRRRRTTEMSNSDSTAVVPRQGETGANTSRTLDAMESEHACMHDED; encoded by the exons ATGCAGGCGCCGGCGTGTACCAATGCTCCGGCGTGCACATTCCCCTTCGCCACGATGCAGTCGCATGGCGTCAGGATCGCGAGGTCGCACGCCTACGACTGGGTTGCGCTGCTCCTTCTGATCGCCATGGAATGCGTCCTCAACGCCATCGAGCCGTTCCACCGCTTCGTCGGCGAAGGCATGATCGCGGACCTCAGATACCCGTTGAAGAGCAACACCGTCCCGGTCTGGGCCGTGCCG ATCGTTGCTGTCATTGCACCTATGCTCATCTTTATCGCCATCTACATCTGGAGGCGGAATGCGTATGATTTGCACCATGCTACAATTG GTATTCTGTTCTCTGTGCTGATCACCGGCGTCCTGACGGATGCGATCAAGAACGCCGTGGGCCGTCCGCGCCCCAACTTCTTCTGGCGCTGCTTCCCTGATGGAATCGCT GTGTACGACAACATCACCACAGCAGTCATATGCCACGGCGACGCCAGCGTGATCAAAGAAGGCCACAAGAGCTTCCCAAGTGGCCACTCTTCCT GGTCTTTCGCCGGCCTGGGCTTCCTGTCGTGGTACCTCGCCGGGAAGATCACCGTCTTCGACCGACGAGGACACGTCGCCAAGCTGTGCGTCGTCATCCTGCCTCTCCTCGTCGCCGCTGTCATCGCCATCTCGCGGGTAGATGACTACTGGCACCATTGGCAGGACGTCTTCGCTGGCGGCATCCTTG GAATGGTGATTGCGTCTGTTTGCTACCTGCAGTTCTTTCCACCACCCTCTGATGACAAAG GTTTCTGGCCTCATGCACACTTTAGGTACATCAGCGACAGGGAAGAGGAGAGCCGGAGGCGGCGCACTACTGAAATGAGCAACAGTGACTCGACCGCAGTTGTCCCTCGGCAGGGTGAGACAGGAGCAAACACGAGCCGCACGTTGGACGCGATGGAGTCCG agcatgcatgcatgcatgatgagGACTGA
- the LOC119268589 gene encoding high mobility group B protein 14-like, which translates to MQTREPSSQVIQSLLLCAALLCFFLLPPPASRPTPLYARRVREKCGMKTRSQTTPKPLNTVRLPPVESPRTRSRPKPKPETRKKGTLGDLRRPKKPPTAFFYFMEDFRKTFQEENPSVKAMQDVGKACGEKWNKMAFEEKVKYYDLATERRAEFEKAMAQYNKKKINGELSEELE; encoded by the exons ATGCAAACCCGGGAGCCCAGCAGCCAGGTGATCCAGAGTCTCCTCCTCTGCGCTGCGCTTCtctgcttctttcttcttcctcctcccgcaagccGACCTACGCCTCTGTACGCTCGGCGAGTCCGAGAGAAGTGCGGGATGAAGACGAGGTCGCAGACCACCCCGAAGCCCCTCAATACGGTGCGGCTGCCCCCCGTAGAGAGCCCCCGCACGAGGTCGAGGCCGAAGCCGAAGCCGGAGACGCGGAAGAAGGGGACCCTCGGCGACCTCCGCCGCCCCAAGAAGCCCCCAACCGCCTTCTTCTATTTTAT GGAGGATTTCCGGAAAACGTTTCAGGAAGAAAATCCAAGTGTAAAAGCAATGCAGGAT GTAGGGAAGGCATGTGGTGAGAAATGGAATAAAATGGCATTTGAG GAAAAGGTGAAGTATTATGATCTAGCTACCGAGAGGCGTGCTGAGTTTGAGAAGGCGATGGCTCAATATAACAAGAAAAAG ATAAATGGTGAATTGTCCGAAGAATTAGAGTAG